The following is a genomic window from Streptomyces lincolnensis.
ATGTCATCGCCGACGAGATGCGGCGGATGCGGATCGCCCGGGAGTCCCGGGGCTTCGAGGCGCGGGGCATGAAGCACTGGGGCGTGCTGGCCAAGTCGGCGGGCGCGCTGTTCATCCGCTCCTACGAGCGCGGGGAGCGGGTGCACCTGGCCATGATCAGCCGCGGCTACGCCGGGTCGATGCCGGTGATCGACGAGGTGACCGCGTCCCGGGCGCAGTGGTCGTACGCCTTCACCCTCCCGTTCGCCGCCCTCGTCGTCTGCGTGTTGGGATGGGCGCTGTGACAGCTTCCCTGGAGGTCTCGGGCCTCGCCTTCGCCTACCCCGACGGGCATCAGGCCCTGTTCGGCGTGGACTTCTCGATCGCGCGCGGCGAGCGGGTCGCGCTGCTCGGCCCGAACGGCGCCGGCAAGACGACCCTCGTCCTTCATCTGAACGGCATCCTGACCGGCGGCACGGGCACGGTCACGGTAGCCGGACTGCCCGTCGGCAAGCGGCACATGGCCGAGATCCGGCGCAAGGTCGGCATCGTCTTCCAGGACCCGGACGACCAGCTCTTCATGCCGACGGTCCGCGAGGACGTGGCCTTCGGGCCCGCGGCGGCCGGGCTGAAGGGCCCGGAGCTGGAGGAGCGGGTCGACCGGGCGCTGAAGCAGGTCGGCATGGCGGAGTTCAAGGACCGGCCCCCGCACCACCTCTCCTTCGGGCAGCGGCGCCGGGTGGCGGTGGCGACCGTGCTGGCCATGAAGCCGGAGATCCTCGTCCTGGACGAGCCGTCCTCCAACCTCGACCCCGCCTCCCGGCGCGAACTCGCCGACATCCTGCGCTCGTTGGACGTGACGGTGCTGATGGTCACCCACGACCTGCCCTACGCCCTGGAGCTGTGCCCGCGCGCGCTGATCCTCAGCGAGGGCACGATCGCGGCCGACGGCCGCACGGATGAGCTGCTCTCCGACGACGCGCTGATGCGGGCCCACCGGCTGGAGCTGCCCTTCGGCTTCGATCCGCGGTCCGTGACGACGGGCGCGTGAACGCAGCTCCCGCTTCCGCACCCCGCGGGAACATCGGCGCGACGATTCTGCTTGGGTGGAAGGGGCACCGCGCACAGGCAAGAGGGGTACGGACGTGGACGTGAACGGCACTGTGGCCGAGGGCTTCGAGCCGGTCAGGGACGCGTTCGCGCGGAACTTCGAGGTGTTCGGGGAGCGGGGCGCGGCCGTGGCCGTGTACCGGGACGGGCGCAAGGTGGTCGACCTGTGGGGCGGCACCCACGACCTCGACGGGACCGCACCGTGGGGGCACGGCACCGCGCAGGTCGTGCGGTCGGCCACCAAGGGCGTCGCCGCCGCCGTACCGCTGATGCTGTACCAGCGCGGGGAGCTGGACCTGGACGCGCCGGTGGCCGAGTACTGGCCGGAGTTCAAGGCGCGCGGCAAGGACCGGGTGCTGGTCAGGCAGGTGCTGAACCACCGGGCCGGGCTGCCGGTCCTGGACCGCCCGCTCACCCCCGCACAGGCCCTGGACCCGGCCAGGGGCCCGGAGGCCGTGGCCGCCCAGGCGCCGGTCTGGGAGCCGGGCACGGACCACGGCTACCACGCGCTGACGTACGGCTGGATGCTCGACGAACTGGTGCGGCGGGTGACGGGCCGGCGCACGGGTGAGTGGATCGCGGCGGAGATCGCCGCGCCGCTGGGCCTGGAGCTGTGGCTCGGACTGCCGGAGGCCGAGGAGGCGGCGGGCCGCACGGGCCGGGTCGGCCGGATCGAGACGCCGGAGCCGACCGCGGGCGGGACGGGCCCGCGGATGCGCCCGAAGCGCTCGGTCACCGAGGCCTACGACGACCCGGCCTCCCTCACCCGCCGGGCCTTCGCCGCGATCACCCCCTTCCCCGACCAGAACGAGGCGGCGTACCGCGCGGTGGCCCTGCCCGCGACCAACGGCATCGCGACCGCCGACGGGCTGGCCCGCTTCTACGCGGCGCTGATCGGCGCGGTCGACGGCGTCCCCGCGCTGTTCACGCCCGGGACGCTGGCGGCGGCCCGCGCCGAGGAGTCCGCGGGCCCGGACCGCGTCCTCGTGGTCGGCACCCGCTTCGGCCTCGGGTTCATGCTGCACGGCAGCGCCTCGCCGTTCCTCGGCCCGGGCTCGTTCGGACACCCGGGCCGGGGCGGTTCCCTCGGCTTCGCCGACCCGGAGACCGGCGTCGCGTTCGGCTACGTCACCAACGGCTTCCGCAAGACCGTGACGGCGGATCCGCGGGCGCAGGCGCTTCTCAGGGCGGTGCGGGCCGCCCTTTAGCCGCCTCTGCTCCTCTGGCGGCTCACACGTGGATCGGGTGGGACGTCCGGCCGGACGCCGCGTCGATCTCCCCGTGCGCCTTGGTCAGCAGTTGCATGGCGAGTTCGTTGAGGGCGCGGGCCGCGGCGACCTCCTCCCCCACCCTCGGCTGATTCGGGTCGGAGTGGTGGCGGGACGCGTGCCCCTGCGTGCGTACCTCCGTACCGTCGGGCAGGCGCACCATCGCCGCCGCCCGAGTGTGCTGGTCGTCCTCCCGGAACTCCAGCTCGACGTGCCATCCCACAGTGGTGTGCATCATGACGATCACCTCCGGAACACCTGCTTCCAGGGTGCTCCCGCGAAGCCGCCGACGCACGATTCCGACCCATGGTCGCTGAACCGGCCGGTCCGGACGGTCGTCCCCGTGTCCGTCGGCAGCAGGGAGCGGGCCTCGGCCGTCTCCGCGGCCGAGGTGCCGGCGCGTCGGCCGAGCCCGGCCGCCGATCGGAAACGACGGACGACCCTCATCCGCCGGAACAGCACGTCACCCCGCGTGCAGCATCAGCCCGATCCCCACCACCAGCAGGCCCGCCGCCGCGATCCTCGGCGCTCCGAACCTCTCCTTGAACAGGACGGCGCCGATCGCGGCGCCCACGATGATGGACGACTCGCGCAGGGCGGCGATGGGCGCCAGTTCCGCCTTGGTCTGCGCCCACAGGACCAGGCCGTAGGCGGCGAAGGAGAGGGCGGCGCCGATCAGGCCGATGCCCGCGAACGGCCGTAGGACGGCGACGAACCGGCCCCGCCAGCGGTACAGCGCGTACGCCGGGAGCACCACGCCCTGGAGCGCCATCAGCCAGGCGATGTACCCGAGGGAGGAACCGGAGGCGCGGACGCCCAGCCCGTCGACGACGGTGTACGCCGCTATGGTCACGCCGGTCGCCAGGGCCGCGCCGATCGCCGTCCAGTCGGGCCGCCGGCCGCGCAGACCCCACAGCGCGACCCCGGTCAGCCCGGCGCAGGACACGGCGATCCCGGCGGCCTGCCAGCCGTCCGGCACCTCGTGCGCGAAGACGGCGGCGAGCAGGGTGACCACCAGGGGCGCGGAGCCTCGCGCGATCGGGTACGCCTGCCCGAAGTCACCGAGCCGGAAGGACTTCATCAGCAGCAGGTAGTAGGCGATGTGGATGACGGCCGAGAGGATCAGATACGGCCACGCCCGCGCCGCCGGGAACGGCACGAACGGCACCGCCGCCAGCCCGATCAGCATCCCGCCGCCCGCGATCAGCGTGAACCCGACGAGCTTGTCGGTGATCCGGTGGGCTATCGCGTTCCAGCTCGCGTGGGTGACCGCGGCCAGCAGTACGGCCGCGGTGACCAGCGGCGTCACGAGGTGCGCTCGCGCACGTCCACGAGTGTGGCGCCAGCGTGGGCGATGAGCTCCTTGGGCTCCATGGGGAAGACGGTGTGCGGAGTGCCGGCGGCGGCCCACACGACGTCGTGCTCCAGCAGCGAGCGGTCCGCGAGCACGCGCGTCCTGGTCCGGTGCCCGAAGGGGGGCACCCCGCCGATGGCGTATCCGGTCGTCTCCCGTACGACGTCGGCCTTGGCCCGCGTGACCTTCTCGGCGCCGAGCTCGTGCCGGACGAGCTCCAGGTCGACCCGGGACGCGCCGTCCATCAGCACGAGGACCGGTACGCCGTCCGCCGCGAAGATCAGCGACTTGCAGATCTGGCTCAGCTCGCACCCGACCGCCGCGGCGGCCTCGGCGGCGGTCCGGGTGGCGTCCGGGAAGCGGCGGACCCGCCCGCGCAGCCCGTCCAGCCCCAACTCGCTCAGGGCCTCGGCGAATCGGGGGTGGGCTCCGGAGTCTTCGGTGCCGGTGGTGTCGGTCGTCGTCATGCACGGCACGCTAGCGGTGCGTGTACGGCACAGGCGACCCGGTTAATACGGTCGCCCCGCGGGCCGGTACGGGTCATGATCGACGGTTGTGACATCGACATCTCAGGAACTCCTGGTCCGGGCCGCCGCGCGCAACAACGCCGAGTGGTGTGCGGCGATGAGCCGATCGCACGGTGTGGAGGGGGAGTTCAGCGCGGGAGCCTGGGCCACGGCCCGTCGTACGCCGCTGTACTACCCGGACGCGGTGACGCTGGTGCCCGGGGTCGACGCCGGGGCGGTGGTGGGGCGGATCGACGGGGCGCCGGGGGCCTCCGTGAAGGACAGTTTCGCCGACCTGGATCTGTCGGGGGCCGGATTCGGGGTGCTGTTCGGGGCGCGGTGGATCCATCGGGCCGCGGGGGTGCCCGGTCGTGCGTCGGGGCTCGGGTGGGAGGTGGTGCGCGACGCGGACGCGCTGCGCGCGTGGGCGGTCGCCTGGGGCGATGACGCGGGGCTCTTCCGGGCCGAACTGCTCCGCGAACCCGAGACGTTCGTCCTCGCCGGCCTGTCCGACGACGGGCGGGTGGTCGCCGGCGCGGTGGCCGGCCGGAGTGAGCGGGTGGTGGGGGTCTCCAACGTCTTCGCGTGCGAGGGGGAGGTGGAGCCGGGGGCGGCGTGGGCCGTCGTACTGGAGGCGGTGGGGCGGCTGTTCCCCACCCTGCCGGTGGTCGGCTACGAGCACGGGGACGCGTTGGCGGCCGCGCTGGGGCAGGGGTTCGAGGAGGTGGGGGCCCTGCGGGTGTGGGTGCGGTAGCGCCGGAGGGCGGGGCGCGGGGCGCCCTCAGTGCACGGAGAAGCCGCCGTCCACGAAGATCGACTGGCCCGTGACGTAGGCGGAGGCCTGGCTCGCCAGGAAGACCGCCGCTCCCGCGAAGTCCTCGGCGAGGCCGTTGCGGCCGGTCATGGTGCGGGCGGCGAGGGCGGCGACCTTGTCCGGGTCGGAGGACAGGCGGGTGTTGAGGGGCGTCATGACGAACCCGGGGACCAGGGTGTTGCAGGTGACGCCGTGAGGGGACCAGGCCTCGGCCTGGGAGCGCGCGAGGGATTCCAGGGCGCCCTTGGAGACGCCGTAGGCGCCGCTCTGGACGAAGGCGCGGTGGGCCTGCTGTGAGGTGATGTGGATGATGCGGCCGTAACCGCGCTCCGCCATGCCGGGGCCGAAGCGTTGGCCCAGCAGGTGGGGGGCCTCCAGGTTCACGGCCATGGTGGTGTCCCAGACCTCGTCGCTCAACTCCCCCAGCGGCGGGCGGAGGTTGATCCCGGCGCTGTTGACGAGGATGTCGGGCTCGCCGAACGCCTCGACCGCGCCTTCCGCCGCCGCGCGCACTCCCTCGCGGCTGCCCAGGTCGGCGCTCACCCAGGCCGCCCGGCAGCCCTGTGCCGTCAACTCGTCGACGGTGGCGGCGAGTTCCTTCTCCCGGCGGGCCACGACCACCACGCTCGCCCCCGCCCGCGCGAGCGCCCCGGTGATGGCCCGGCCGATGCCGGAACTGCCGCCCGTCACCACGGCGACGCGGCCGTCGAGGGAGAACAGTTCGGAGAGGTAGGTCTGCGAGGTCATGTCCGCAACACTAGAACGTGTGACCCCGACGCCTGCCGTACGCCCCTACCGTCCCGGTGACCGGGACGCCCTCGACGACATCTGTGTGCGCACCGCGCACGCCGGCCGGGACAGCCGGCCCGTCTACGCGGATCCCGGCATCTTCCCGGTGATCTTCGCGGCGCCGTACGTGCACCTGGAACCGGAGCTGGCCTTCGTGCTGGACGACGGCCAGGGGCAGGCCGTCGGCTATGTCCTCGGCACCGCGGACACGCCCCGCTTCGTCGAGGACTTCCGGACGAAGTGGCTGCCGCGGGTCGCGGACCGCTACCCCGAGCACAGCGCGCCGCCGGGCACGCCGGACGCGGACATCGTGCCGCTGCTGCACCACCCCGAGCGGATGCTCGTGCCGGAGGTGGCCGCCCACCCCGCCCATCTGCACATCGACCTGCTGCCCGAGTGGCAGGGCCGCGGCCACGGCCGGGAGCTGATGCACACGTTCCTGGACGCCCTGCACCGCGCGGGAGTCCCGGCGGTGCACCTCTCCATGCTCACCGCCAACACCCCGGCCCGGGCGTTCTACGACCGGCTCGGCTTCCACGAGATCGACGTGCCGGACGCCGGGCCGGCCGTCGCCTACCTCGGCCGCCCGACAGAGCGAACGACGACAGAGCGAACGACGACGGAGCGGCCGGCTACAGAGCGGCCCACGTCGGCGCGGCTCACGAACCGGCCTTGAACACCACGTCCTTGGCCGCCGTCACGCCCGCCGTGCGGCCGGGCGCGGACTGCCCCTTCCAGTACAGGTTGGTGTGGGCGACGACCTGCTCGGGCGGCGGGGCGCCCCACGCGCTCTTGTCCGGGGCGGTGTGGGCGTCGGCGACGAGCGTGACGTCGTAGCCGCGGACGAACGCGCCGTGGATCGTGGAGCGTATGCAGGCGTCGGTCTCCGCGCCCGTCACCACCAGGTGCCCCACCCCGGCGCGGGCCAGGACGGCCTCCAGGTCGGTGTCCTCGAAGGAGTCGCCGTACGACTTGTGCACCAGCGGCTCCGGGTCCCGGCGGGTCAGCTCGGGGACGTACGCCCAGGCCTCGGTCCCCTTCTCCAGTCCCTCGTCGCAGTGCTGGACCCAGACGACCGGGACACCCTCCTCGCGGGCCCGGTCCACGAGCGAGCCGATGGCGGCGACGACCTCGTCGCGCCGGTGCGCCCCGGCGACGACGTCGTTCTGGACGTCGATCACGAGCAGCGCGGTACGGGGCCGTTCAGACAGTGTGGTCATGGCCGTCACGCTAGACGACCCCACTGACAGCGGCAGCGGGAATTAGTAGCCATATACGGTACCTGTCGTGAGTGACACATTGAAGGACGCCACCCCCGGCCACCTGGTCTGGCTGCTGTCCAACCGCTGGCGCACCGCCATGGACCAGGCGCTCGCGCCGCTGGACCTGACCCACGCCCAGTACGTGCTGCTGGCCTCCCTCTCCGGGATGGAGCGCTCCGGCACCCGTCCGAGCCAGCGGGAGCTCGCCGACTTCACGGGCCTGGAGGCGCTGTACGTCTCGAAGCTCGCCCGCTCGCTGGAGGCGGCCGGGCTGGTCCGGCGGACCCGTGACGCCGAGGACACCCGGGTCGTACGGCTCGCCCTCACCGACGCCGGGCACGCGGCCGTGCGGCCCGCCATCGACGCCGTACAGGTGCTGCTCGACCGGCTGCTCACGCCGCTGGGCGGCCTGGACGGCCCGCGCACCGAGGAGTTCAGGCGGACGCTGACGAGTCTGCTCGTCGTGCCGACGGGCCCGGAATAGAAAGAAGCCGGTGAGGGCGCCCGTCCCCACGGAGCCCTCACCGGCCGGTCCTTCTCAGGTGGTGTACGTCAGACGCGGACCAGTTCCCGGTCCTCGTCCGGGTCCACGTCCTTGTCGTCCATCGCCCGCAGGCCCTCGCCCTCGACGTCGACGTTCGGCAGGGCGCGGTCCAGCCACTTCGGCAGCCACCAGGCCGCCTTGCCGAGCAGGGCCAGGACGGCCGGGACGATCGCCATGCGGACGACGAACGCGTCGAAGAAGACGGCGATCGCGAGGCCGAAGCCGATCATCTTGATCATGGACTCGCCGGAGCTGATGAAGCCTCCGAAGACGGCCATCATGATGACCGCGGCGGCGGCCACGACCCGGGCGCTGTGCTTGAACCCGGTCACCACGGCCTGGCTCGGCGACTCGCCGTGGACGTAGGCCTCCCGCATGCGGGTCACGAGGAAGACCTCGTAGTCCATCGCGAGACCGAAGACCACACCCACCATGAAGATCGGCATCATCGACATGATCGGGCCGGTCTCCTCGACGCCGATCAGACCGGCGAGCCAGCCCCACTGGAAGACCGCGACCACGGCGCCGAGCGCGGCGAGCACCGAGAGCAGGAAGCCCAGGGCCGCCTTCAGCGGGACCAGGATCGAGCGGAAGACCACGATCAGGAGCAGGAAGGCGAGACCGACGACCAGGCCCAGATACGGGATCAGCGCGTCGTTGAGCTTCTGCGAGAAGTCGATGTTCATCGCGGTGGTGCCGGTGACCAGGACCTCCGCGCCGGTGTCGGCCTTGATGTCGCCGCCCTTGTCCCGGATGGCGTGCACCAGGTCCTCGGTCTGGGTCGAGGACGGCTTGGAGTCCGGGATCACGGTGATCGTCGCGGTGTCACCGGCCTTGTTGAACGTCGCCGGCGTGACCGTCACGACGTCCTTGAGGCCCTTGATCCCGTCGGTCACGGTGGTGGCCGCGGCCTTGGGGTCGTCGCTGCCCTTGGCGTCGACGACGATCATCAGGGGACCGTTGAAGCCGGGGCCGAAGCCCTCCGAGAGGGTGTCGTAGGCGCGGCGCTGCGTGGTGGACGTCGGCTGCGAGCCGTCGTCGGGCAGGCCCAGCTCCAGCTGGGTGGCCGGAAGGGCGATCGCGCCGAGACCGACCACGCCGAGCAGCAGCACGGCGGCGGGGCGGCGGATGACGAAGCTCGCCCAGCGGGTGCCCATGTTGGGCTTGGCCGGCTCCTCGCTCGCGACGGCCTTCTTGCGCTTCTCGCCCGCGGGGCGGATCCTGCGGCCCGCGTATCCGAGCATCGCCGGGATCATGGTCAGCGCGATGAGGACGGCGATCACGACCGTGCCCGCCGCGGCGAGGCCCATCTTGGTGAGCATCGGCACGTTGACGACCGCGAGACCGGCCAGCGCGATGACGACCGTGAGGCCGGCGAAGACCACCGCCGAGCCGGCGGTGCCGGTGGCCCGGCCCGCCGCCTCCTCGCGGTCGCGGCCGTCGGCCAGTTCACCGCGGTAGCGGGAGACGATGAACAGCGCGTAGTCGATGCCGACCGCGAGGCCGATCATCAGCGCGAGGGTGGAGGTGGTGTCGCCGAGGTCGAGTGCCTTGGCGAGGGCGGTGATGGTGGAGACGCCGATCCCGACGCCGATGATCGCCGTCAGCAGCGGCAGTCCGGCCGCGACCAGCGAGCCCAGGGTGATGACCAGGACGACCGCGGCGATGGCGAGTCCGATGACCTCACCGATCGCTCCCGCCTCGGCCGCGGCCTGGAGCGCGTCGCCGCCGACGTCGACGGTCAGCCCGTCGGCCCGGGCCTCGTCCGCGGTCGACTCCAGGGCGTCGCGGGTGGAGTCCTTGAGCTCCATGCCGGGGACCTTGTACTGCACCGACGCGTAGGCGACCGTGCCGTCCTTGCTCACCGCGTTCGTCGTGAACGGGTCGCTGACGGAGACGACCTCGGAGCCGTCGCCCAGGGCCTTGACGGTCTTCTCGACGGTCGCCTTGTTGGCGGCGTCCGTCATCTTCTCGCCCTCGGGCGCCTTGAAGACCACGCGTCCGGTCGCACCGTCGGCGCTGGCCCCGGGGAAGCGCTGCTCCAGCAGGTCGAAGGCCTTCTGGGCCTCGGTGCCGGGGATGGAGAAGGAGGTGGAACCGGCGGCGGGCGCGCTGGCGGCGCCGGCTCCGGCGAGCACCAGCAGGGCCACCCATATCAGGGCGACGAAGTGCCGTCGCCTGAAGGCGAGCCGGCCCAATCTGTAAAGGAAAGTGGCCACGTGGGCGTACTCCCGGTCAGGTCGTAAGAGTTCAGGGCAGGGGTGATCAGCCCGACGACGTGAGCGGTTACGTCAGGTGGAGGGCTTGCTGGGGAGAAAAGGGGAAAAACGAGGAGAAGAAAGAGTCAGTCGCCCGAGACGCCGAGAGCGGGGAGGATCACGGCGTCGATGTACGACAGGAGGAAGGCCTGGGTCGGCGGCTTCTCGTCGATCATGGTGCGGGCGGCGAACCCGCCCATCATCATGTGGATCATGAAGTCGATCGCCGGGTTGTCCGCACGGACCTCGCCCCGGTCGACCGCCCGCTGCACCACACGGCCGAACTCCGCCATCTCGGGTTCGATGAGATGTTCACGGAACGCCCGGAGCAGATCCGGGTTGCCGTGGATCGCCATGGCCAGACCCCGCATCAGCGCGGAGTTCTGCTCCATCTCGCAGTCGTCCGAGCGCAGGGTGAGGGCGTGCAGGTCCCCCTTCAGGGACCCGGTGTCGACCCCCTGGAGACCCATGCCGCCCGGCTTGTTGTGCCGCACCGCCTTCGCCACCAGTTCGGCCTTGCCGCCCCACTGGCGGTAGAGCGTGGCCTTGCTGGAGCGGGTGCGGGCGGCCACGGCGTCCATGGTGAGGGCGTCGTAGCCGACTTCGCGGAGCAGGTCGAGCACGGCGCCGTACAACTCGGCCTCGCGCTCAGGGGTGATACGACTGCGACGCACCGTCGCGACCTCAGCCATGCCTCTCACCTTCTCCCACTCCGAACGACACGGTCTCGTACAGGACGAATGTAGCGCACCTCCGAGCGAAACGAAACTGTTTCGTTCGTGTCGTGGGTCACGCGCGAGTAAAGCGGTTGGATCAAGCCACGAGATCAAGCCGCGGGAAGCCGCCGGAATTTTCATAAGTTGCTCCGGTCCATCCCCCGGAAAAGCATAGGGAGGTGAGCTATCTGCGCCTTCCGCACCTGAGCGGCGACCTGCTGTGCTTCGTGGCCGAGGACGACCTCTGGCTGGCCCCCCTCGACGGACCGGGCCGCGCCTGGCGGCTCACCGTCGACCGCACCAAGGTCGGCCACCCCCGCTTCTCGCCCGACGGCCGCCACCTGGCCTACACGAGCTGGCGCAGTCTGGTCCCCGAGATCCATCTGGCGCCGGTGGACGGCGGCCCGGGCCGCCAGCTCACCCACTGGGGATCCCCCGACTCCCAGGTGACCGGCTGGACCCCGAACGGCGACATCCTCGCCGTCGCCTCCCACGGCGAGCCCTTCTCGTACTTCACCTGGGCCTACAAGGTGACCCCCGACGGCGACCCGGGCCGCAAGCTCCCCTGGGGCCCGGTCTCCGACATCCAGGTCGCCGACCTCGACGGCGAGCGGAAGACCCTGCTGCTGACCGGCACGCCACCGCACGAACCGGCCGCCTGGAAGCGCTACCGGGGCGGGGCGACGGGCCGCCTGTGGCTGCACGGCGAGCGACTGCTGGAAGGCCTCGACGGCCACCTCCACTCCCCTCTCTTCGTCGGCGGCCGGATCGCCTTCCTCTCCGACCACGAGGGCGTCGGCAACCTCTACTCCTGCGCCCACGACGGCTCCGACCTGCGCCGCCACACCGACCACGACGCCTTCTACGCCCGGCACGCGGCCAGTGACGGCACCCGGGTGGTGTACCAGTGCGGGGGCGATCTGTGGATCGTCGACGACCTCGACGGCGAACCGCGCAGGCTCGACGTACGGCTGAGCGGACCGCGTACCGGACGCCGTAGCTACCAGGTGCCCGCCTCCCAGCACATCGACGGCCTCTCGGTCGACGAGACGGGCCGCGCGAGCGCCGTCGTCGTCCGCGGCAGCCTGTACTGGCTGACCCACCGCGACGGCCCCGCCCGCACCATCACCGACACCCCGGGCGTACGGGTCCGGCTCCCGGAGATGCTCGGCCAGGCCGGCCAGGTCGCCTACGTCACGGACGCGGAGGGCGAGGA
Proteins encoded in this region:
- a CDS encoding energy-coupling factor ABC transporter ATP-binding protein, producing the protein MGAVTASLEVSGLAFAYPDGHQALFGVDFSIARGERVALLGPNGAGKTTLVLHLNGILTGGTGTVTVAGLPVGKRHMAEIRRKVGIVFQDPDDQLFMPTVREDVAFGPAAAGLKGPELEERVDRALKQVGMAEFKDRPPHHLSFGQRRRVAVATVLAMKPEILVLDEPSSNLDPASRRELADILRSLDVTVLMVTHDLPYALELCPRALILSEGTIAADGRTDELLSDDALMRAHRLELPFGFDPRSVTTGA
- a CDS encoding serine hydrolase domain-containing protein, giving the protein MDVNGTVAEGFEPVRDAFARNFEVFGERGAAVAVYRDGRKVVDLWGGTHDLDGTAPWGHGTAQVVRSATKGVAAAVPLMLYQRGELDLDAPVAEYWPEFKARGKDRVLVRQVLNHRAGLPVLDRPLTPAQALDPARGPEAVAAQAPVWEPGTDHGYHALTYGWMLDELVRRVTGRRTGEWIAAEIAAPLGLELWLGLPEAEEAAGRTGRVGRIETPEPTAGGTGPRMRPKRSVTEAYDDPASLTRRAFAAITPFPDQNEAAYRAVALPATNGIATADGLARFYAALIGAVDGVPALFTPGTLAAARAEESAGPDRVLVVGTRFGLGFMLHGSASPFLGPGSFGHPGRGGSLGFADPETGVAFGYVTNGFRKTVTADPRAQALLRAVRAAL
- a CDS encoding DUF1876 domain-containing protein, with the translated sequence MMHTTVGWHVELEFREDDQHTRAAAMVRLPDGTEVRTQGHASRHHSDPNQPRVGEEVAAARALNELAMQLLTKAHGEIDAASGRTSHPIHV
- a CDS encoding DMT family transporter; the protein is MTPLVTAAVLLAAVTHASWNAIAHRITDKLVGFTLIAGGGMLIGLAAVPFVPFPAARAWPYLILSAVIHIAYYLLLMKSFRLGDFGQAYPIARGSAPLVVTLLAAVFAHEVPDGWQAAGIAVSCAGLTGVALWGLRGRRPDWTAIGAALATGVTIAAYTVVDGLGVRASGSSLGYIAWLMALQGVVLPAYALYRWRGRFVAVLRPFAGIGLIGAALSFAAYGLVLWAQTKAELAPIAALRESSIIVGAAIGAVLFKERFGAPRIAAAGLLVVGIGLMLHAG
- a CDS encoding YbaK/EbsC family protein, which codes for MTTTDTTGTEDSGAHPRFAEALSELGLDGLRGRVRRFPDATRTAAEAAAAVGCELSQICKSLIFAADGVPVLVLMDGASRVDLELVRHELGAEKVTRAKADVVRETTGYAIGGVPPFGHRTRTRVLADRSLLEHDVVWAAAGTPHTVFPMEPKELIAHAGATLVDVRERTS
- a CDS encoding SDR family NAD(P)-dependent oxidoreductase, which encodes MTSQTYLSELFSLDGRVAVVTGGSSGIGRAITGALARAGASVVVVARREKELAATVDELTAQGCRAAWVSADLGSREGVRAAAEGAVEAFGEPDILVNSAGINLRPPLGELSDEVWDTTMAVNLEAPHLLGQRFGPGMAERGYGRIIHITSQQAHRAFVQSGAYGVSKGALESLARSQAEAWSPHGVTCNTLVPGFVMTPLNTRLSSDPDKVAALAARTMTGRNGLAEDFAGAAVFLASQASAYVTGQSIFVDGGFSVH
- a CDS encoding GNAT family N-acetyltransferase — protein: MTPTPAVRPYRPGDRDALDDICVRTAHAGRDSRPVYADPGIFPVIFAAPYVHLEPELAFVLDDGQGQAVGYVLGTADTPRFVEDFRTKWLPRVADRYPEHSAPPGTPDADIVPLLHHPERMLVPEVAAHPAHLHIDLLPEWQGRGHGRELMHTFLDALHRAGVPAVHLSMLTANTPARAFYDRLGFHEIDVPDAGPAVAYLGRPTERTTTERTTTERPATERPTSARLTNRP
- a CDS encoding cysteine hydrolase family protein is translated as MTTLSERPRTALLVIDVQNDVVAGAHRRDEVVAAIGSLVDRAREEGVPVVWVQHCDEGLEKGTEAWAYVPELTRRDPEPLVHKSYGDSFEDTDLEAVLARAGVGHLVVTGAETDACIRSTIHGAFVRGYDVTLVADAHTAPDKSAWGAPPPEQVVAHTNLYWKGQSAPGRTAGVTAAKDVVFKAGS
- a CDS encoding MarR family winged helix-turn-helix transcriptional regulator, whose product is MSDTLKDATPGHLVWLLSNRWRTAMDQALAPLDLTHAQYVLLASLSGMERSGTRPSQRELADFTGLEALYVSKLARSLEAAGLVRRTRDAEDTRVVRLALTDAGHAAVRPAIDAVQVLLDRLLTPLGGLDGPRTEEFRRTLTSLLVVPTGPE
- a CDS encoding MMPL family transporter, whose amino-acid sequence is MATFLYRLGRLAFRRRHFVALIWVALLVLAGAGAASAPAAGSTSFSIPGTEAQKAFDLLEQRFPGASADGATGRVVFKAPEGEKMTDAANKATVEKTVKALGDGSEVVSVSDPFTTNAVSKDGTVAYASVQYKVPGMELKDSTRDALESTADEARADGLTVDVGGDALQAAAEAGAIGEVIGLAIAAVVLVITLGSLVAAGLPLLTAIIGVGIGVSTITALAKALDLGDTTSTLALMIGLAVGIDYALFIVSRYRGELADGRDREEAAGRATGTAGSAVVFAGLTVVIALAGLAVVNVPMLTKMGLAAAGTVVIAVLIALTMIPAMLGYAGRRIRPAGEKRKKAVASEEPAKPNMGTRWASFVIRRPAAVLLLGVVGLGAIALPATQLELGLPDDGSQPTSTTQRRAYDTLSEGFGPGFNGPLMIVVDAKGSDDPKAAATTVTDGIKGLKDVVTVTPATFNKAGDTATITVIPDSKPSSTQTEDLVHAIRDKGGDIKADTGAEVLVTGTTAMNIDFSQKLNDALIPYLGLVVGLAFLLLIVVFRSILVPLKAALGFLLSVLAALGAVVAVFQWGWLAGLIGVEETGPIMSMMPIFMVGVVFGLAMDYEVFLVTRMREAYVHGESPSQAVVTGFKHSARVVAAAAVIMMAVFGGFISSGESMIKMIGFGLAIAVFFDAFVVRMAIVPAVLALLGKAAWWLPKWLDRALPNVDVEGEGLRAMDDKDVDPDEDRELVRV
- a CDS encoding TetR/AcrR family transcriptional regulator, with translation MAEVATVRRSRITPEREAELYGAVLDLLREVGYDALTMDAVAARTRSSKATLYRQWGGKAELVAKAVRHNKPGGMGLQGVDTGSLKGDLHALTLRSDDCEMEQNSALMRGLAMAIHGNPDLLRAFREHLIEPEMAEFGRVVQRAVDRGEVRADNPAIDFMIHMMMGGFAARTMIDEKPPTQAFLLSYIDAVILPALGVSGD